In the genome of Synchiropus splendidus isolate RoL2022-P1 chromosome 13, RoL_Sspl_1.0, whole genome shotgun sequence, the window ATTGTATCTGAATGCTAATACCACTTCATTCCTGATTTACCTTTTTGTCTTAatctaaaaacattttttaattttaatgaacTTAGTTTTTcatagtttgtttttattatttatcctcgtggggacagtgtgaggtttctcattgacatcattAGAAGCCTCTCAACCTTCACTTAACCATCACAAACAAATGGCACGTCTTCGccaggattctgaaccaaacttggacCCCATTATAATGactgttattttgaagccttcatCATAAAATTGCATTTTGGACCTGCAGGGACcggcataaggtccccacaaagatagtgcTTGGTCAAGAATTGGGCCCCACAAAGTTGGATAAACAAGGTCAGACacatgttttgctatttttgtgaggagaGCTGACGCTTTCCTCTGCCTCTCAACTTACCCATCCAAAACAATTGGCTGCActtgaccaggactctgaaccaaacttgcacccaattataataataaactagTGTCACTGACATTTTACTGACTTTAACATATACACATAGATGCAGTGAGACACGTAAATACACGCACGTGGCTACACACAGACTATTTGCCACTCAGACAGCTACTGAATATCCTTTTTTCATATAGTTTCAGTCATCTGCACATGTAGCTCATtcgtacatttttttctgtactGCCCTTTTATGTCCTATTCTTCTCGGGTAAATGTTTCTGTCTGACGGTATTCTGATGTTGCTAATGAAGCTGGCATTAGAAGTTGCTTAAGGTATTTTGATTTGATTGAACAAACTGCTCCtccttgaaatattttctttgttgagGTGAAGTCATATGTAATGTCTTCATCTGTCTGACTCTGGAAGAATGGCCCTGAGATTTCtggagatggatgatggacacaGAATAACCAACGCCCTGCTTCAGGACAAGCGTGAGGTATAGAGGTTCGTGGGCAACAAAGACTCGGTCCACTTCATGACGCCGCTCAGAGACATCCCGTCATATAGGGCGAAAACATTAAAGGATTTGTTTGCCATGATTCTCAAGCTGGGCACCACGAGCATCTTCTGCACATTTCCTGCAGCAGAAATGCGCTTGGAGGAGGTCATCACTGCCATTAAAGCACAGCAGGGGGAAGCTTTTGACGTGCTCGATTGGGCCACCAAGTGCGACATCCTTCACAGCAACCCGGTCACGGCCATGTGCATGTTTAGCAAATGGGTTGGGTCACTCTTTCAAGACCTCATCCTGTCTTCTGCGCAGCCTATCGGCAAGGTGGTGGACTACTTTTACCGTGTGGAATTTCAGCGCGGAAGAAGTCCACACATCCACTGCTTGATTTGGGTTGAAGTTGCGCCTGTTTTTGAGGAAGACTCTCACCAGACGGTGTGTGACTTTGTCTCCCGATACGTCACCGCAAAGCTGCCTGATCGCAGCACGTGCCCCTTGCTGTACaagaaggtcacagaggtcCAGATGTACAGCAGATCACACTCAACGACTTGTTTGAAGACGATCGGTGCTAATTGTCGTTTTGGCTTCCCCAAACCGCCGTGCCCCAGCACCATGATCAGGTCAGGGTGGACCCCGAAGCGCAGCCCAAGGAGCAAGCCAAGGCGGGAGACAAGGATGATCTATGCAAGCCGTGAGTCCTATCAGAGATGAAAAAGCTTCTTTCTGACCCATAGCTCCCTTCGTCTGTGACCTGTGAGCAGCTTCTGACTGAATCCGAGTTCTCGCTCGAGGAATACAAAGCAGCACTGTACTTGTGAGCCAAAAGTCGCCTGGTCAGTGGTTACAACCCTGCCCCACTTGACGCATGGGATGCTAATTTGGACATTCAGTACATTCTGAATGCCTACACCTGCATCATGTACATCTGCAGCTACATTAGCAAGTCACAGCACAGTTTGAGCAACTACCTCAAAACCGTGATTGACAGGATGACCTCAGCAAGAAGATGAAAAAGATAATGCAGGCATATTAATGCATATTAAAAAAACGTGAAGTCTCTGCTCACGAGTGTGTGACACAAGCGTGCGATCATTGACGAGATCTCCATGGTCTTCAAGCCTCTGTTTGCGTAGTGGATGCCAGATTGAAGCAGATCAAAGGCATCCAGGTACCTTTTGCTGGCTGTTCTTGCCGTCTGAGACTTTTACCAGCTACCGCCCGTCAGACAGTCCAAAACCGCTTTGCACTTACAGCACTTTTCAGATCGCCACGTTGACGGAAATTATGCGCCAGAAGGATGACGTCCCTTTCACCAAGATGCTCAACTGCAACCGCATCCGTGTCAAAGACAAGGCAGAAGCGTTGACTCCAGAGG includes:
- the LOC128770099 gene encoding uncharacterized protein LOC128770099 translates to MTPLRDIPSYRAKTLKDLFAMILKLGTTSIFCTFPAAEMRLEEVITAIKAQQGEAFDVLDWATKCDILHSNPVTAMCMFSKWVGSLFQDLILSSAQPIGKVVDYFYRVEFQRGRSPHIHCLIWVEVAPVFEEDSHQTVCDFVSRYVTAKLPDRSTCPLLYKKVTEVQMYSRSHSTTCLKTIGANCRFGFPKPPCPSTMIRSGWTPKRSPRSKPRRETRMIYASQESSGRPSRECSF